A stretch of Ursus arctos isolate Adak ecotype North America unplaced genomic scaffold, UrsArc2.0 scaffold_4, whole genome shotgun sequence DNA encodes these proteins:
- the LOC113256223 gene encoding olfactory receptor 5AC1-like, with protein sequence MMEANKTQVTEFVLTGLTDRPGLQVPLFLVFLVIYLTTMVGNLGLIFLIRKDPHLHTPMYLLLGSLAFADACSSSSVTPRMLVNILDKSQMVSLVECITQFYIFASSATTECFLLVVMAYDRYVAICNPLLYPVVMSNRLCAWLISLSYVIGFLHPTIHVGLLFRLTFCRSNMIHHFYCEILPLYTISCTDPSINALVLFIFAAFIQAFTFMTIIVSYTRVLFAILKKKSEKGRSKAFSTCSAHLLSVSLFYGTLFFMYVRPGSGPDQYQDKMYSLFYTIIIPLLNPFIYSLRNKEVLGALRKMIKK encoded by the coding sequence ATGATGGAGGCAAACAAGACGCAGGTGACTGAGTTTGTTCTCACCGGCCTTACAGATCGTCCAGGCCTGCAGGTCCCCCTGTTCCTGGTGTTCTTGGTCATCTACCTCACCACCATGGTGGGCAACCTCGGACTGATTTTTCTCATCCGGAAAGACCCCCATcttcacacccccatgtacttacTCCTTGGCAGTTTGGCCTTTGCAGATGCTTGTTCCTCGTCCTCTGTGACTCCCAGGATGCTTGTCAACATCTTAGACAAAAGTCAAATGGTATCCCTGGTTGAGTGCATCAcccagttttatatttttgcgTCCAGTGCCACCACAGAGTGTTTTCTCCTGGtagtgatggcctatgaccgctatgtagCCATATGCAACCCCTTGCTTTATCCAGTGGTGATGTCcaacaggctctgtgcttggttgATAAGTTTGTCTTATGTGATTGGTTTTCTGCATCCCACAATTCATGTAGGATTATTATTCAGATTAACCTTCTGCAGGTCCAATATGATACATCATTTCTACTGTGAAATTTTGCCACTATATACAATTTCTTGCACTGACCCATCTATTAATGCAttggtactttttatttttgctgcttttataCAAGCTTTTACATTTATGACCATCATAGTGTCTTATACCCGTGTCCTCTTTGCCATCCTGAAAAAGAAGTCTGAAAAGGGCAGGAGCAAagccttctccacgtgcagcgcCCACCTGCTCTCTGTTTCCTTGTTCTATGGCACTCTCTTCTTCATGTATGTGCGCCCTGGGTCTGGCCCAGATCAATATCAGGATAAAATGTACTCACTGTTTTACACGATTATCATCCCCCTGCTCAACCCCTTTATTTACAGCCTAAGAAACAAGGAAGTTTTAGGTGCACtgagaaaaatgataaagaaataa